One window from the genome of Fulvivirga lutea encodes:
- a CDS encoding DUF7847 domain-containing protein, whose product MQQINFKKERDLGQTLEAASIFIKQHFFNILKPTLIVVIIPLVLGALLMASGMKEMFGSQQYINSTDAFFNYMINMLSSYGLIMIAYVLGYVVIIGYIKLYASGVENITLNDLLPIVKSKAIFLTISSIALVIVIYIGLILCVLPGIYLSVVLVHFYAVAIIEDAGFGESWKRCFYLIKDNWWSTFGLYFVTYLISFGIMILAYIPMYAIMGMQMFKASSENDPTAMFESMSNMAYFLPIYYLIGLVITILWAVVSTLRYYSLVENKDGSGEKELINQL is encoded by the coding sequence ATGCAACAAATTAATTTTAAGAAAGAGCGAGACTTGGGACAAACCTTAGAAGCTGCTTCCATCTTCATTAAACAACATTTTTTTAATATTCTTAAGCCAACCTTAATAGTGGTTATTATACCTCTTGTTTTAGGTGCTTTGTTAATGGCTTCAGGAATGAAGGAAATGTTCGGCAGTCAGCAATATATAAATTCAACCGATGCCTTTTTTAACTACATGATCAATATGCTTTCGTCTTATGGATTAATCATGATTGCATATGTTTTGGGCTACGTTGTAATTATCGGATACATCAAACTTTATGCTTCAGGAGTTGAGAATATTACGTTAAATGACTTATTGCCAATTGTTAAATCAAAGGCTATTTTTTTAACAATAAGCTCTATTGCACTAGTAATAGTAATATATATTGGCCTGATACTTTGCGTTCTACCAGGTATATACCTTTCAGTTGTACTCGTTCACTTTTATGCTGTTGCCATTATTGAAGATGCCGGTTTCGGTGAATCATGGAAAAGGTGTTTCTATCTGATCAAAGATAACTGGTGGTCAACCTTTGGATTGTACTTTGTTACCTATCTAATTTCCTTTGGGATAATGATTTTAGCCTATATTCCAATGTATGCGATTATGGGCATGCAAATGTTTAAAGCATCTTCTGAAAATGATCCTACCGCTATGTTTGAATCAATGTCTAATATGGCTTATTTCCTGCCAATTTATTATTTAATTGGTTTGGTTATCACCATTCTTTGGGCAGTTGTATCCACATTAAGATACTATTCCCTTGTTGAGAATAAAGATGGCAGTGGTGAAAAAGAACTTATCAATCAGTTATAA
- a CDS encoding stage II sporulation protein M: MREINFFRKNEKKWAEIDDLLSTSGSISADRLSDLYIQLTDDLAYAQTNYPESKTVAYLNLLAGKVHGNIYKNKKKSRSFLINFFGKELPLIIYKHRKALLVSLIVFSLSCLIGAYSTHVDETFPRLIMGDQYVDMTIENIENGNPMGVYESMDPVPMFLFITFNNIRVSFIVFAAGIFFSVFTGFLLFRNGIMLGCFQYFFYTKKLLYISALTIWVHGTLEIASIVIAGGAGLALGNSFMFPGTYSRLHSFQMVAKDSVKIIAGLIPIFIVAGFLESFVTRYSTVSTIPAAVIILLSMLFLLFYFIYYPYKLHQHATN; the protein is encoded by the coding sequence ATGAGAGAAATCAATTTTTTTCGCAAAAATGAAAAAAAATGGGCGGAAATAGACGATTTGCTCTCAACATCTGGTTCCATTTCAGCCGATCGCCTATCTGATTTATACATTCAGCTCACCGATGATCTCGCTTATGCACAGACTAATTATCCCGAAAGTAAAACTGTAGCATATTTAAATTTATTAGCAGGTAAAGTTCATGGCAACATCTACAAGAACAAGAAAAAAAGCAGATCGTTTTTAATTAACTTTTTCGGCAAAGAATTGCCTCTTATCATTTACAAGCACAGAAAGGCTCTATTGGTTTCACTCATTGTTTTTTCATTGTCTTGCTTGATTGGTGCATATTCAACACATGTAGATGAAACTTTTCCCAGATTAATTATGGGAGACCAGTACGTTGATATGACCATTGAAAATATTGAAAATGGGAACCCAATGGGAGTGTATGAAAGTATGGATCCTGTACCAATGTTTCTTTTCATAACTTTCAATAACATTCGGGTATCATTTATAGTCTTTGCTGCAGGCATCTTTTTTTCTGTCTTTACCGGGTTTTTATTGTTTAGAAACGGTATCATGCTGGGGTGTTTTCAATATTTTTTTTACACCAAGAAACTGCTTTATATCTCGGCTTTGACAATCTGGGTCCACGGTACTTTGGAAATAGCATCTATTGTTATTGCTGGTGGTGCCGGCTTGGCATTAGGAAATAGTTTCATGTTTCCTGGTACTTATTCAAGACTCCATTCATTTCAAATGGTAGCAAAAGATAGCGTTAAAATTATTGCAGGCTTAATTCCAATTTTTATCGTTGCGGGCTTTTTAGAGAGTTTCGTTACAAGATATTCTACAGTATCTACCATACCGGCAGCGGTAATAATATTATTATCTATGCTTTTTTTACTATTTTACTTTATTTACTACCCTTATAAACTACATCAACATGCAACAAATTAA
- a CDS encoding exonuclease domain-containing protein: MYAIVDIETTGGFAGKSRITEIAAYIHDGEKVIDEFQTLVNPQQVVPGYITGLTGITQEMVDSAPTFSEIAEKFNSLLQDKVFVAHNVHFDYSFIKKAFEQEGYLFVNKKLCTVRLSRQVYPNQRSYSLGNLCESLKIPIENRHRAAGDAKATTILFEKILEENPDAVRNALKRNSKETTLPPNLPKQEFLALPEQPGVYYFLDEKSNVIYVGKAVNIKKRITSHFSGTSKNGRNQYIRNEVHHIDYQLTGNELVALVLESQEIKRLWPKYNRSQKYISNQWGIYIYEDREGYKRFNVSKKIKGVPPIIDFNSHADGFHYLMGVMKEFELCPKLCGIQKVTGECYDVKLGNCKGACCGEESVESYNSRLEEAIKSFDNDDRSLAILGEGRNEDEQTLIVIEKGAYLGFGFYDREQPFSSLEEAKLLIDLHKPTVEINNYLNSYINSADAKVVELK; the protein is encoded by the coding sequence ATGTACGCCATTGTAGATATTGAAACAACAGGAGGTTTTGCAGGCAAAAGCCGCATTACTGAAATTGCTGCGTACATACATGATGGTGAAAAAGTGATAGACGAATTTCAAACCTTGGTCAATCCACAACAAGTGGTGCCAGGCTACATTACTGGACTCACCGGTATCACTCAGGAGATGGTAGATTCAGCACCTACATTTTCTGAAATAGCTGAAAAGTTTAATAGCCTGCTTCAGGATAAAGTTTTTGTGGCTCATAATGTACACTTCGATTATTCCTTTATTAAAAAGGCGTTTGAACAAGAGGGCTATCTTTTTGTAAATAAGAAGTTATGTACAGTACGTTTGAGCCGACAGGTATACCCGAATCAACGTTCCTATAGCCTTGGTAATTTATGCGAATCATTAAAAATACCTATCGAAAACCGGCATCGTGCTGCGGGTGATGCAAAAGCAACAACCATATTATTTGAAAAGATATTAGAGGAAAATCCTGATGCAGTTCGTAATGCACTGAAAAGAAATTCTAAAGAAACTACTTTGCCACCAAATTTGCCTAAGCAAGAGTTTTTGGCCTTACCAGAACAGCCGGGAGTGTATTATTTCTTAGATGAAAAAAGTAATGTGATCTACGTTGGCAAAGCAGTGAATATCAAAAAGCGAATTACAAGTCACTTTTCAGGTACTTCTAAAAATGGTAGAAATCAATACATCAGAAATGAAGTTCATCATATCGATTATCAATTGACTGGAAATGAGTTGGTGGCTCTGGTGTTGGAGTCGCAAGAAATAAAAAGACTCTGGCCAAAATATAACCGATCTCAAAAATATATTTCCAACCAATGGGGCATATACATATATGAAGATCGTGAAGGTTATAAACGATTTAATGTAAGCAAGAAAATAAAAGGGGTGCCGCCAATTATTGATTTTAACTCGCATGCTGATGGGTTTCATTACTTAATGGGTGTAATGAAGGAATTTGAGCTGTGCCCAAAGTTATGTGGCATTCAAAAGGTGACTGGCGAGTGTTATGATGTGAAATTAGGAAATTGTAAAGGGGCATGTTGTGGTGAGGAATCTGTAGAATCATATAATAGTCGATTAGAAGAAGCCATAAAATCGTTTGATAATGATGATCGGTCCTTAGCCATATTAGGTGAAGGACGTAATGAGGATGAACAAACGCTCATAGTTATCGAAAAAGGCGCCTATTTAGGCTTTGGTTTTTATGATCGGGAGCAGCCATTTTCTTCTTTGGAGGAGGCTAAATTGCTGATTGATCTTCATAAACCTACCGTGGAGATTAACAACTACCTAAACAGTTACATCAATAGTGCAGATGCTAAGGTTGTTGAGTTAAAATAA
- a CDS encoding RDD family protein → MAIYVNTHQNVQINYENSSIADRLIAYLIDSLVIAGISLSIFFIGSILDLGYATFFMFVPIFFYHLICEVFMNGQSVGKRYRGIRVMKKDGNAAGLSAYFLRFLLRPIDTFYGIGLAVIFFTSKNQRLGDLAAGTIVVNVKSEAKLKSEILSEMSVHEDHVIMYPEVSELSDREVQLISEIIDNRVDAKNHPNISQLALKLELKLGVKIKDNQTDYIFLQQVVRDYYKMHTDQV, encoded by the coding sequence ATGGCAATATACGTCAATACTCATCAGAATGTCCAAATCAATTATGAAAATTCGAGCATTGCTGATCGGCTGATTGCCTATTTAATTGATTCACTTGTTATAGCCGGAATTTCCCTGTCGATATTTTTCATTGGGTCTATTTTAGACCTAGGGTATGCCACATTCTTTATGTTCGTCCCTATTTTTTTCTATCACCTGATTTGTGAGGTTTTTATGAATGGCCAGAGTGTAGGGAAAAGATACCGAGGCATCAGGGTAATGAAAAAAGATGGAAATGCGGCCGGGCTCAGTGCCTACTTTTTACGTTTCTTACTCAGACCAATAGACACTTTTTATGGGATAGGACTAGCTGTTATTTTCTTTACAAGCAAGAATCAAAGACTTGGTGATTTGGCAGCAGGGACAATTGTTGTCAATGTTAAATCTGAGGCGAAATTGAAAAGTGAAATTCTTTCAGAAATGAGTGTTCATGAAGATCACGTTATCATGTACCCTGAAGTGTCAGAATTATCTGACAGAGAAGTTCAGTTAATAAGTGAGATTATTGATAACAGAGTCGATGCAAAAAATCATCCAAATATTAGTCAGCTTGCTTTAAAACTGGAACTTAAACTAGGGGTTAAAATAAAGGATAATCAGACAGACTATATTTTCTTGCAGCAGGTAGTTAGAGATTATTATAAAATGCACACCGATCAGGTGTAG
- a CDS encoding DUF4129 domain-containing protein, producing the protein MRFGLTLFLFVTITFNLFGTSDTLTTRDVRSFNSSQLEQYRSDTDFNYSTDSAQVSWWLGFREWLADLLQDYFQDKDEEAIGQIVYIIIRVLLWALALTAIGLVLYSLYRKGVFGLIGRKRHQLTMSDDDLLLIKEEIEWEDLIRQSIQNQKYNEAIRYLFLQALKILSDLGKIELNKAKTIRDYQRELSTEYSDQFALLARCYQYVWFGGVTIDEKHFEDLHATFRDFNGTVNVE; encoded by the coding sequence TTGAGATTCGGGTTAACGCTATTTCTATTTGTTACTATCACATTTAATCTGTTCGGAACTTCTGACACACTCACCACAAGAGATGTCAGAAGTTTTAACTCCTCGCAGTTAGAGCAATATCGTTCCGATACAGATTTTAATTACTCCACTGATTCAGCCCAAGTAAGCTGGTGGCTTGGGTTCAGAGAGTGGCTTGCTGATCTTCTTCAGGATTATTTTCAAGATAAAGACGAAGAAGCAATTGGACAGATAGTTTATATAATCATTAGAGTTCTGCTATGGGCATTGGCACTCACTGCCATTGGCCTTGTGCTATACAGCTTATATAGGAAAGGAGTATTTGGATTAATTGGAAGAAAGCGACACCAGCTAACCATGTCGGACGATGACCTTCTACTAATAAAAGAAGAGATCGAATGGGAGGACCTGATACGGCAATCGATTCAGAACCAAAAATACAATGAGGCCATTCGCTATTTATTTTTACAGGCTTTAAAGATTCTTTCAGATTTAGGGAAAATAGAATTGAATAAGGCAAAAACTATCCGAGATTACCAACGAGAACTGTCAACAGAATATTCAGATCAATTTGCCCTATTGGCCCGGTGTTATCAATATGTTTGGTTTGGCGGGGTAACTATTGACGAAAAGCATTTTGAGGATTTACATGCCACTTTCAGAGATTTTAATGGAACAGTAAATGTGGAGTAA
- a CDS encoding metallophosphoesterase, translating into MRKFVIGDIHGANIALEQCLERSAFDFANDLLISIGDICDGWPETNQCFETLLKVQHFVLTMGNHDFWALEWALGNEVSPAWLANGGENTLKSYPDGMPESHLKILSAAKSYHELDNKLFVHAGIDTSLSMENQDSSILLWDRNFFEKAIAESMKEHPTSLTSFKEVFIGHTPIHKLGHTKPIKCAEVWMMDTGAGWGEKLSIMDIETKEVFQSDRVENLYPKGAGRN; encoded by the coding sequence ATGAGAAAATTTGTTATTGGTGATATACATGGCGCTAACATTGCATTGGAGCAATGCCTGGAAAGAAGCGCTTTCGATTTCGCCAATGACTTGCTTATTTCTATCGGAGATATTTGTGATGGCTGGCCTGAAACAAATCAATGTTTTGAGACTTTATTGAAGGTTCAACACTTTGTACTCACTATGGGCAACCACGATTTTTGGGCATTAGAATGGGCCCTGGGCAATGAGGTTAGCCCAGCCTGGTTGGCGAATGGTGGTGAAAACACTCTAAAAAGCTATCCTGATGGAATGCCTGAATCACATTTAAAGATACTTTCAGCTGCCAAAAGTTATCACGAGTTAGATAATAAATTATTTGTACACGCGGGTATCGACACATCGCTATCAATGGAAAACCAAGATTCCAGCATTTTACTTTGGGATAGAAACTTCTTTGAAAAGGCAATTGCAGAATCGATGAAAGAACATCCAACCAGTTTAACATCTTTTAAAGAAGTATTTATTGGTCACACACCAATTCATAAATTAGGACATACTAAACCTATTAAATGTGCTGAAGTCTGGATGATGGATACCGGTGCAGGTTGGGGTGAAAAATTATCAATAATGGATATTGAAACCAAAGAAGTATTTCAGAGTGATCGGGTGGAAAACCTTTATCCGAAAGGAGCTGGCAGAAATTAG
- a CDS encoding DUF2752 domain-containing protein has protein sequence MYSRLISNYLKTYWLTAAFFGYLIFSVAIKSYVGLDYTIPCLIRYTTGIKCLGCGLTTAATHLLTLDFIGAYQSNPLIFIILPALVFLLINHWRKYLKMQQ, from the coding sequence ATGTATAGCAGATTAATAAGCAACTACTTAAAAACCTATTGGCTCACTGCTGCTTTTTTTGGATATCTGATCTTCTCAGTAGCCATCAAAAGTTATGTGGGCCTAGACTATACAATACCTTGTTTGATTCGCTACACTACAGGCATAAAATGTCTGGGTTGTGGATTAACAACAGCGGCCACACATTTACTAACATTAGATTTCATAGGCGCTTACCAATCCAATCCTTTAATTTTTATTATACTTCCTGCATTAGTCTTTCTACTCATAAACCATTGGAGAAAATACTTAAAAATGCAGCAGTAA